The DNA region GTTTCCTCGGCGATGGTGTAGACAGCCTTGAGCTTCGTCATGCGCCATTGTGACCCGTCGTCGCCAAAGGTGTATCTGACCTCCCGCGGCTTGCCGGTCTCTGGCTCCTCTGCCGGCTTATTGCTCGCCTCTTCCAGGCCCCTGTTTAGTTCCCGATGATGCAACACCCTCTTCGGCTCCTCCCTCACAGGCGAGGGACTTTTCCGTTTGTTACGCTGGACATAGTCAATATCCAGCGCAGACGGCGCCGTCATCCACGAGTCTCGGACCAATGACGACTTGGATTCACCCGGCGCGAGTTCCTCGTCTGGCAGTGGTAGGTCTTCTTTCGGGTCGGATGCTTTTAAATCCTTCGTGTCCTTCCCGCTGCGCCGGTGCctgtctctgtctctgtccCGGTCATCACCTCTATCCCGATGTCGATGCCGCCTTGActcgtcgtcctcatcatcccggCGGTACCGCTTATGCCTGCGGCTCTCATCGTCTTGGTCGTcgcgtcgtcgtcttcgatCGCTGTCTCTGTCGCGCTCTGTTGACCTGTCTCGTCTCGACTCTCGATGGTGGTGTCTATGTTTTCTGTCTCTGcgctcctccttttccttttggcGCTCACGCTCGGCCCTTTCGGCAGCGAGAGACTTTTCAAAGTCTTCGAGGCTGTCCATGTTCTGGGGTTGTttgctggggttgatggCGACGATGCATTGGAAATTTAAGAAGCCAGAGCCGCCAGTGACGTCGAGAACTGGGAGCTCCATTCAAATGTGCACCGTGCACGACGCTAGGATTATAGCGTCGATGCTTAGTGGGGTAGGGGTTGTACACCAGGGGTGCCCCACTGTTGACTTCACTTTTTGGTGGCATCCTCCCCCACTGAACTGCAACATATTGAGTTGAGCAACACAGAAGTTGGAGACACAGCGGCAGTGCTGAAAGTATGTGCCATATCCTCTCATCATCTCGGAAGTGAATAACAACTTCTGACCACCACTTTTCCCCATCTCAAAACAACTCCAACCTCCAAAGTGGCTGAGCAAAACGGGAAGTAACCCTTCCGTTCGGCAGAGCGCCCATGCCCAACCTTCAACCTGACGTTGCCTCCCGCTGTCAACCACCTGTGACTATCCGAGTTCATCTCTGTACCATTCCAAACCTCGTCTTCGCGTTGGTCTCGAGAGAAAAGGACGCTTATGACTAGCTTCATTGTCCCCAACTCATGGCCGCCATGTGGCTTTATCCTCCAACAATGGATAGTCCCCttctctttttgtttccACGTTTCAGGAATATCACGAGATGGTCCAGTTTTGCTCTATTGTCTCCCCGTATTCCCAATTATTTGTCTTCCCGGCAATCTTCATCATTGAGATAGACTTGTCAGTGTGCAAGGAAGTGCCTTGACCTAAAACCTCCGACAGACCGGTTTCCTTCCGGGCCCGCCCTAACGCggccatcccatcccatctcagCCTCTTCCTGTGTTTCCGGGATTGAAACGTGCCGGTGTTGTGTCTGTCTGTCCTGACCAAATCTGCCGACCAGCCAGGTGATCTGCTTGTGTACTGTACCAAGTATCAAGCTTGCTAATACTCTCGAGCTGCGATGACTAATGTCTTTGCAGGAGTTAATCAGGATTTAATATAGCTACGGGGCGCGCTGTGTATACTCGGATCCGATAGAGTTTGCTATCTTCGGCTGTGAAGCTTGTATTTATTTAACATTGGTGTTATTTTCGCCCTGCGCAAGTTTGAGATTTGATAGTATTTGTTATTGCAAGCGTTTTATTGAAGCAGATCATAGTCTCAATAGCTATTCTAATCATAGTAGCTACCTTAATTTTGAGTGGGAAGATATACTGCGTAAGCGCCGGTAGGAACGGCAACTACCTTGGTGTCCTGTCGTGTCGTATGCATCTCAGTGGCGGGCCGGGGGACAAGAACTCACCGCACCACCACGCCATTCCCACCAAAAGCGGTTTCTCGGATTAAAAATGGTCAAAAAAATGGAGAGATTGTCTCTTTTCCACGAGGCGACCGCGGTGGAATTGCGTCACTGTCGTTACACCGACATCTCTCGACGTAACTTCCCTTTCACACAGAACCgaggggtgatgatgactgtCGTGAAATCAGGCAACAGGTGAGAAAATGTAATGTATTAACCACAAAATTGAGAAGTGCATATTCCCAGCCCGTAAATCCCccaacaagaaaaacaaaaacaaaaaaaagatccCAAAACTCCGACTTGCTTGTTtattcccatcatcaaccttgatccatccatcccacaaaagagcaagaaaaaaaaaagaaaaatacaCCCCAGGGTATAACCTAACATCAATTCCTATATCCCATCCCTTCCATCTTCAGCACCATTTTTATATCCTTCAATCAAAACCACCCAGCTACACACCATCAATATCCATACCGCTGCTGCGTATACTGCtgcccttgctgctgctgctgctgccccccaCCCGGCTGCAAAGGCGAAGGAACCTTTGCGTAATCAGCCGGGTTATACGCCGCATAAGGCGACTTCTGAATCGAATCATGCTTCCTCTGCCCCGTGTGATGCTCCTCATTCGTCTCCCTATGCGGCGCCaactgctgttgctgccctGGGTACCCCCCTTTCAGATCAGGGTTCGGAGACGTGATGCTTGACTGATAACTCGCAGGGCGTGAACCCGCATTCGACCACTGGCCCTGCTGCGAGTGTGGACTGCCgtggttggtgagggggcGGTTTGGATCAACTAATGACTCCCGGTTAGCTGAGCTCGGTGTGGGTTGCGGTGAAATCAATGGTGAATTAAATTTCGGGGTGCGCTGACCGTTGGCAAAGACAAAGTCGCCAGGCATTTCGACGgcaaagttgttgttgttgttgttgttggtttggCCGGCCTCTACGCCGGGGAGTTCCTGGGGGCCGTTATCATGGGGGATTTGCCCGTattggggtggttgttgctgctgttgctgggctgCTTGGATTTGCTGCTGGAGACCCCCCGGCCCTTGAGAGCCTGCCGTGCCGGGTCGTCCGTAGGGGTTGTGCACTGATGTGACTCTGGGGATTTGGTACGGCATTCTTGGTGAGTGCATCTGCGGCGGGGTGCTGCCGCCGTTGATAGACGGTGAGTAGTGAAGACTGGAAGGAGACGGCAATGGTGATCGTACAGTGTTGCGTCTGTCGGCTGGGTTGAGCGTCTTCAGCTTTCCGTCCTCAATCATGGCTGACAGCACACCGGCATCCAGCAgctcggccttcttgatcaTCCTCTGCAACATTTCGGCCGACGCCTTCTTCATCTGAGACCTGACATAGCTGACCATGGTGACGTTGCACTTGATTTCGATGTCCTCGCGGAGGTAGAGTCCGTCCGAAGGTACGCCTAATGCTTTGAGGCCAATCTCTGGCACCTCGGGGGGCTCGACACCGGGTTGGTTACCCGCGATGCGATAGGTGCTGCGCATGTCGATATTCATGGGCGCGTAGACGTGTGTTTGAAGTCCCCAGGGCATATCGTGAAAGCAGCCGTTGAACTTGATAGTCGAGGATCCCATCTTGCCGATTCCAGGCACGAGCTGGAGGCGCTCCGTGATCTCATACCAAGTCGAGTAATACTCATCGGTCTCGGCATTTTGAGGCGCCGCGATGGGCTTGTGGTCGATAACCAGCGGGTTGAGCGTGATGACTTCTGAATGGGAATGAAGAATATCAATGGCGAGTTGGCGGGGGATAAAGCCCGGGATGGGCGTGATGACGGTGAAGGTGTCCTTCTTCCGCAACATGGCGAATGAGTTGGTCCTGAACTCTTACGGTTGTATGAGAGAATAAAAGTTGGATATACAGTTCGCGATGGTGATGTGAGCGATTACCCGTTCCAGGTTGTTAGTTCTGGGGGATGTAGAATGAAAAACTAGAATAAAGCTGTCAGGTCGGCATGGGATATGGGGTAGGAGTGCTAAAAATGGTACAACAAAGAAGCTGTGGTAGTATcaaagaagggagaggacgTGGGAAGCGGGTTGATCGGATGGGACCTGGGGTTTCTTGAACAAACGGCTGGGCTCTGGGCGGCCCTCGCTGTGAGTGGTTGAAGCTGCAAGACTGTTGGTCGCTCCCTGCTGGGCAGATGGGACCAGGACGTCTGTTCAGCCCAAAGAGGCCAGCCCAAAGCCTCCAGTCGCTCAATTCCCCCGCCAAGTGACAAGGTCAATCAACCATCTGGGCTGGGACTCGGAGACCCTTTGTTCCGGAGAGCCGTCCAGCACGATGACGTGAGATGGACAGCCGCGCCTCTTGTACGTACTACTTAATCGAGTAGTTTGCCATGCTGCTCTCTATCACTGCCCTCCTCTGCATCCTCTACATCCTCTACATCCTCTACATCCTGTGATGAAGTAATGAGACATGCACAAAAGCTCAGTCCTCAGTATGGGTAACCTGAGACAAGCTGGTGGTTTTGATCGCTGGTCAAGCTCTTTAGTGTGAGAACCGTTAATGCTGTTGGGTCCACTTGATCCAAACGTGGAGGCCTTGGGTTTTTGAATGTTTGCCATGTGCGAGGAACCAGTGCACTGTCTTCCATGCCCGTGTAACCGAAAGTTGGGAGACGTGTCGCCAGCCCTTTTGTCAAGAGGCATATAGCTCATGTCGGTGGTGAGCATGAGCCCTCTGTTGGTGATATAAGTGATAGATTCTGATAGGTCCCGAGTATCTGATACCCACGGACACAAGGGACACTTGACTGTTGACATTTCCATGCATCCATGCCGGGCTGGAGGCTCTACAGTGGGGCACACAGTGAATTTAGCGTTGCGGTGGAAGCCTTCCCAAGTTTTGTTTGCCCCACCATGCTCGGAACCCCGCCGTCGGTTTGATTCTGTCACCatcccaaaaacaaccaacCATACCACAACAATGGCATCGACATCAGCAGACCCGGCGCAAACGCCAGAGACCAAGCCCCCCGTCGCCATCGTGGTGATTGGCATGGCAGGTTCGTGATGTGCGCCTCCGTTCCTTTCCCACCCTTCCACTAATCCAACATGACAGGCTCGGGCAAGACGACCTTCATGCAGAGAATCAACGCCTACCTCCATGAGAAGAAACAACCACCATACGTCATGAACCTCGATCCCGCCAtcacccactcccccttccaGGCCAACATCGACATTCGCGACTCGGTCAACTACAAGAAGGTGATGGAAGAGTACAAGCTTGGCCCAAACGGAGGCATCATGACGTCTCTGAATCTCTTCGCCACAAAGGTTGACCAAGTCATGGGGATTCTCGAGAAGCGCGCCAAGCCCAACCCAGACAACCCTGCCCAAAAGCCCATCGATAAGATCCTCGTCGATACGCCCGGTCAGATCGAAGTGTTTGTCTGGTCAGCTTCGGGCACAATTCTTCTGGAGTCGCTCGCATCATCGTTCCCCACCGTCATCGCCTACGTAATCGACACCCCGCGCACGAGCTCAACGTCGACCTTTATGAGCAACATGCTTTATGCCTGCAGTATTCTCTACAAGATGAAGCTGCCCATGATCTTGGTGTTCAACAAGGCCGACGCGAAGGACCCATCCTTTGCCAAGGAGTGGATGACGGACTACGAAGCCTTCCAGGCTGCTCttgccgaggatgagaaCAGCAATGCCTTTGGTGGTGTagagggaggggacggtGCTGGGAGCGGGTATATGGGCGGTCTTATCAACAGTATGAGCCTGATGCTCGAGGAGTTCT from Podospora pseudopauciseta strain CBS 411.78 chromosome 6, whole genome shotgun sequence includes:
- a CDS encoding hypothetical protein (EggNog:ENOG503P0RM) codes for the protein MLRKKDTFTVITPIPGFIPRQLAIDILHSHSEVITLNPLVIDHKPIAAPQNAETDEYYSTWYEITERLQLVPGIGKMGSSTIKFNGCFHDMPWGLQTHVYAPMNIDMRSTYRIAGNQPGVEPPEVPEIGLKALGVPSDGLYLREDIEIKCNVTMVSYVRSQMKKASAEMLQRMIKKAELLDAGVLSAMIEDGKLKTLNPADRRNTVRSPLPSPSSLHYSPSINGGSTPPQMHSPRMPYQIPRVTSVHNPYGRPGTAGSQGPGGLQQQIQAAQQQQQQPPQYGQIPHDNGPQELPGVEAGQTNNNNNNNFAVEMPGDFVFANVDPNRPLTNHGSPHSQQGQWSNAGSRPASYQSSITSPNPDLKGGYPGQQQQLAPHRETNEEHHTGQRKHDSIQKSPYAAYNPADYAKVPSPLQPGGGQQQQQQGQQYTQQRYGY
- a CDS encoding hypothetical protein (COG:L; BUSCO:EOG09263QH4; EggNog:ENOG503NU2J), which gives rise to MHPCRAGGSTVGHTVNLALRWKPSQVLFAPPCSEPRRRFDSVTIPKTTNHTTTMASTSADPAQTPETKPPVAIVVIGMAGSGKTTFMQRINAYLHEKKQPPYVMNLDPAITHSPFQANIDIRDSVNYKKVMEEYKLGPNGGIMTSLNLFATKVDQVMGILEKRAKPNPDNPAQKPIDKILVDTPGQIEVFVWSASGTILLESLASSFPTVIAYVIDTPRTSSTSTFMSNMLYACSILYKMKLPMILVFNKADAKDPSFAKEWMTDYEAFQAALAEDENSNAFGGVEGGDGAGSGYMGGLINSMSLMLEEFYSHLSVVGVSSLLGTGIDEFFEAVAEKAEEFKKDYQPELDRRRDEREKNKEKQREKQLAKMMTDMNMGDSSMSKAVADLKAGDEDEKDAPTLSSDEDDDDIDVDEDDREGLQARYSAAMQSDSVETDASFAKYIYSQR